AAGCCGTGATGGAGGAAGCCGCAATGGTGGAGGCAGTGACCGATACAACCGTGACAAGTCTGGTCCTTATGAACGCCCCAGCCGAGGTGGATACAGATCTTGATGTTTGCAAGGCTGTGATCTTAGGTATGAAAGCTAATTTATGATTTTAAGTAAGTTGTATGTTTGCTTCATCATCACATAATGCAGCAAATGTTGCTGTAGTGTACTATCATAAGAGTTTCAGCTGTGCTTGTTTTTACCAATCTTGTTGTCTGTATTTGGCTTGTAACTACTGGTTCCTCAGGAGCTTCTGTGGATTGACTAGTTTCCATCTGATTATTATCTGGGACTGAGATCCATGTCTCTATGTTGATCTGATGGTAAAAATCATGTCATGGTACTGGCCCTTGGTCCTGTTTGTTTGGATCGGTACGGATTCACTGGGGTGTTGGTACCAAGGATGTTGGAGAACAATCATGCTCAGTCTGATTGCGATCTTGAGGGAGAAAGCAGTATGCCGTGCTGGGGTACCATCTGCTTGTAAAACATGTTCATTCACGAATTATAAGAAGGAAAAAGAGGGTAAATCCTTGACTTTTGTTCACAGGATTGTTCGATTTTATTTTGCCTGTTAATAAGCAACGGTTCTCACATCAATTTTTCGCAGGCATTTGGCCTTTCTGTTCCTGTATATTGATCTGCATGGCTTAAATAATGTCTCTCTATTTGTCCATAATTCTGAGTGCTCTGTAACACTGTTGGATGGCGTTGATATGTTTTCTAGCTCAGTTCTGTTAAGCGAGCATGGCCCATCTACATTGAGAACCTGGAACAGGAGCTGTTCTGTGTGGAGCCTCACACATATCTAAAGCTTGCTGGGGATTCTTGATTCTTTTGAGTGACCACAGATGcatccttttttttcttcttttgtgcAAAATGACCTTTGTAGCTGGAGGTTCCTGAACAGGGAACTGATCCTTTGGCAGCAGGAGTGTTGAGGGTCCTGATATTACTAGCATAGTATGCACAGAGTGGCTGCAAAATACAAACTGTTGTTGACAGGTTTGAACCTTGCTATTTGGGATGTTCCCTGAATATCAATATGGCCCTGTTcagcttatcttataatccgtactatttagcttattttttcagctggaactgtgtttttctctcacaacaattcaaccagaacgGTATTTTTTAACCAAGTTTCAGCGAGCCAAACAGAGCCATATATGGCCTGCTCCAGCTGGTTCACTTGACTATTATATTTGTATTATGTTGTGTTTTTTATTTGTGAGTGGTTTGCATTGGCACCGAGTACAATTGTCAAATGTAAATGGATAGATGCCATCGCATTTGAAGCCTGCTACACACCAAATAAATAAATCAgtgccgtctctctctctctctctctctgcctcagCGCAACGTCATGCACCTCGCCGGCTGCCCCACTCCCAGCGTTGTCTCGGTGCATTCATCGTACACAGTAAATGAGTACATGTTGGATATGTGCTTACATTTTGGGTTGGTGACTTTCACAGACACAAAATGgactaattattattattattatgagtGGCCAAAGGAACAACAATATGATACTTTTGTGCTTTGAatgatggcaaaaaaaaaaagacaaaaaattGTTTAAAAAACTTCCGACCTACCGGATTCGAACCAGCGACCTATGGATTGATCCGCCTAGTCCTCCGCTCTACCAACTTTGTTAAGGTCGGTATCTGCTTAGACTGCTCCTCCATCCTTAAAATATACTACACGTCTACACTCCAGCACTAACTCCCATAACTTCAGCTGCAAATGCACAAACAGCCCATACTGACACATATGTACACCACCACGGCACCACATAAATCACACCAGCACCAGCATGCTGCTCCCATTGCTAAAACACCACTTGAACTATAAGTTGtgtataacaaaaaaaaaaagggggaCCCCTTGCCCTGGGTACGTATGTATTTTTCATCCCTCTGATTTCTTTTGCATCTTTGCTCTAGAACGACGACTGGGTCCCTTCGGTGCCTGTTAAAAACAACATATGCTCAGGGTCACTGTTATtgtattaaacaaaaaaaagacatGGCAAGTGGATCTCAAGAAACAATAGCTCCAACTTTATCTGTTTATTATCATTACCATTCTCATATAAGAGTTTGCACGGGCATTATAGTGGCTTATACTACCTGAATATAGTGTAGAATATCTTGGAGTTCTATAATGATCTCTGCAAAAGTCGGACGCACATCAGGATCTTCATCCCAACACTGTCGAATCAGTTTGGTCAATCTTGGGTGCACGCTGGCCGGAGTGTCCAAGCGCAATCCCTAAAGGAAGGTAACGAATGTGTATTAAGGAACAAAGAAGTTCAATTCAACAAGAATCTCCCAACAAATGCAATGGATTACAGAAACCAGTTTCAGAATGCTGATTGCTATGTTTTACACGGTGATGTTGGTTTTATTATCATAAAAAAATGGCAGTAGTATATATATTCATGATACGTTTACAAAACCAGCATCATCAATAAAGACATCTACCTAGAAAATGGGCTTAGCCTGTATTTGGGACAGAAATCCGTACCTGCCTTACTCCTAATGCAGCTTGCAAGGGTGTCATGTTGTCATATGGGACCTATGGTACAGTTAAGACTTCATGTTATCTTTAGTAGACAGAATACTAATGCTTAAACGACCTGGAAGTAATCTCAAGCTGCATTCGACACCAAGCCCTACCTTTGAAGTTGCAAGCTCCCAAAGAACAATGGCAAAGCTGAATACATCCGCTTTGTAGTCATACGGCTTATGATTAATTATCTGTCAAGACAACCAACTCTTGTGAGCACGTTATTCAAATACAATGTTCAAGgtataaactttatttaagggggGCAAGAGGATTTGTTGTCTTTGGGAACAGAAATTCCTGAACCTGAGACATAGAGATACAAAATAAACTTCATTTGTTTGCCTTGTTTCAGGGAAAAGGATGGGACACATCTGCTGAATATTAAACCACGCAAAAAGTAAAATGAATTAAAGTGTACATGACTTAAAAAAGAAGTCAAGTCATTTAGGCCAATTTGCAGGGTTTGGCAAGGAATTTGAAACAGCTTTCTACAGAGTCAAAGAGTCTAACAAAATGTCAAGCTAAATCATCTGTTCATCGAGACCAAAcctcagatgatgaggattctCTCGAGGAAACTTAAGAAGTTCACATGCAACTCTTGAATCAATACTTGCTGACCTTGCAGATAACATAATAACTAAAACTAAAAGATTGGATAGAACTTTTGGCATATTTGGTAACAATTAGGAGTTTCTGTTAGATGAACAATGAAGTACAGGTCAGAATGAAACGAATGAAACACTATACTAACAAAAGACAAACCACTTCTCCAAGAGGGAAAGACTGCGTTGTATGTTAAAAAAGCATGAACGGTCTTATCATCGTTGTTGCGTACTATCGCAAGATTACGATCTCGTATTGACTGGCTAAGAGATGGGGACGCCAACACGGCCCTCTTCCACCTCCACGCCCGGCACTGGAAGAGAAAGAATTTCATTCCTAAGCTTGTGGCAAATGGCAATATCCTCACAAGACAGGGAGACAAGGAGCAGGCAGCTTTTGATTTCTACAACAGTTTGTTAGGAACCGCTGAACAGCGTGGCATCTCAATTGACCTTGAACAGCTGGAGCTGCCGCCACAGGACCTTCAGGAGTTAGATGCCTTCTTTACCAAAGAAGAGGTGTGGGAAACGATCAAAGGTATGCCTTCTGACAAAGCCCCTAGACCGGACGGTTTTACCGGCCGTTTCTACAAGAGTTGTTGGCCCATCATCAAATCAGATATTATGGCGGCCCTGATTGCAGTTCAGTGTGGCAATCTTCAGAACTTGTGGATGCTCAACTCAGTATTTCTCACCCTCATTCCAAAAAAGAAGGCAGCAGATCAGGTCAAGGACTTTCGGCCCATCAGCTTGATTCACAGCTTTGCTAAGTTGGTAACCAAGATTTTGGCCAATCAGCTGGCCCGTAAACTTCATGATTTAGTGGCCAACAATCAGAGCGTCTTTGTCAAAGGAAGATGTATACAAGACAACTTTATGTTGGTACAGCAGACCGTCCGGTTCTTTCACCAACAAAAACTCCCTCGCATTCTTCTCAAGCTGGATATAACGAATGCTTTCGACTCTGTGTCATGGCCTTTTTTGTTAGAGGTGTTACGACATCAGGGTTTCGGAGATAGATGGTGCAGTATCATCAGCGGCGTCCTTTTCTCTTCTTCCACGAAGATTCTACTTACAGGAAATTCAACACCAACAGGGACTGCGACAAGGCGACCCGCTGTCTCCTATGTTGTTCATATTGGTTGTGGATGTTCTTAATGCGATTGTACAGAAGGCCAATGACATGGTGCTGCTTCAACCTTTAACACGACACCCTCTCCAACATCGGGTTTCCCTATACACGGATGACATGGTCACGTTCCTCCATCCGGTTGCTACGGATATTGACCTTGTCATGGATATCTTACGGGTATTTGGCGCAGATACGGGGCTGAAAACGAATATTCAAAAGAGCAGCGTCACCCCCAATCGCTGCACCACCGAGGAATTGGATTTTGTACAACAGAAGATCCCGTGCGAGATTCTAGAGTTTCCTTGCAAATATCTTGTTTTACCTTTATCGGTCAAGAAGCTGACGAAAGCCCAAATCCAGCCTATCATTGATTGTCTCGCAAACCAGTTACCGGGATGGAAAGCAGACCTTATGAATAGAGCCAGTCGAACTGTACAGGTTAGATTTGTTATGACCTCCATGGTTATCTACCTTGCCATGGAGGTGGACCTGCCACCTTGGGCATTGAAGGCCATGGATAAGATTCGTAGAGggttcctttggcaaggaaggaAAGATGCAAAAGGGGGTCACTGCTTGCTGGCTTGGCCGAAAGTAACTCGACCACTCGAATCTGGTGGTCTGGGGATTCATGATCTAAAATCTTTGTGCTGGGCACTTCGGATGAGATGGTTATGGTTAGAAAAAACTCAGCTGGACAAACCATGGCTGCCTTCCCTATTCAAGTGCAGGAGCCAGTCAGAGCTCTCTTTGCTGCAGCCATGAACACAATTGTGGGAGATGGAAATACCACTCTGTTCTGGACCGACAATTGGCTCCACGGCTCGTCCCTTGCTGTCCTAGCTCCTCACATTTTTGCCCTGGTCCCGAAACGGCGACGGAATCGACGTAAGTTAGTGAAGCGTTGCATGAGCTTCAATGGACTCACGACATCCGGGGTGCTCTCAGTGTCACTGCTCTTGCTGAGTTCATAGGAATCGTGGACCTGCTGGAGGAAGTGCAGCTATTGTCGGGCATCCCAGACAAGCATCAATGGAGATTCTCAGCTTCTGGACAATATTCGTCAAAATCGGCTTATGAGACCTTCTTCATTGGAGCAGTACATTTTGAACCATGGGAACTCATCTGGAAGAGCTGGGCGCCTAAGAAATGCCAATTCTTTATCTGGTTGGTGGTTCACAAACGTTGCTGGACGGCAGACAGACTAGCGAGAAGATGACTACCCCACCCAACCTGCAGTGCGCTCTGCGATCAAGTCGAGGAGGACATCCAGCACATCCTCATTGGCTGTGTTTTCGCTAAACAAGTGTGGTTTCAAATGCTCAGTAAAGTGGGACTCTCAGTTCTAGCCCCTCAAGCTGCGGACACTTCATTTGAGGATTGGTGGATCAAGATAGAAAAGCTGGCGCCTACAGTCTTCAGAAAGGGAATCAATTCCCTGATTATTTTGGGAGCATGGATGATTTGGAAGCAGCGAAACGATTGTGTATTCAACGGGGTGTCGACAAACGTGCAGAGAATCCTAACACACATCGAAGAGGAAGCGCATCTGTGGTGTTTAGCTGGAGCAAGGGAGCTTGCACGGCTCCCTGTAGCAAACGGTTAAGCCCATCACCGTTGTTAGTAGTTGGTCGTGTTTTATTTTGACAGGCGCAAATGTAACTGAAAGTTAAGGGGTGTATGGATGGTGTGCGTGTTATATTTTAcaactcttcttcttaatgaaatgatacgcagctctacTACGTATTCGAGAAACAAAAAGAAACAAGATCTCAACCATACCTCTGGTGCCATCCATCGGTAGGTTCCAGTTTCAGCAGTCATCTGCCCCTCCTGACTTCCAAGTCGCGCCACACCAAAGTCTGCGATCTTTACAACCTATTTCCAAAAGCAGATGTACAAGTTAACAGCTTGGCAGGTCAGATGAATCCAATGGAAAAAAACAAACATTTACCAAGCTCTTACATCAACACAGCTAAATTCTATAATATATAGATAGAGAAACTGAAGATGAGAGATTACGAGAATCGTATTGCTTTTTTTCTAAATGTAATTACATGCTCTTTCAGTTGCTGGGGCTTATTTCTCTGTATAGTATATATATTGAGGAACTTACAAAGGATTTCTTGGAAATTAAGATGATATCCATTCAACATGCTATTTATCATGCAATTGCTAGTCTGCCAGAAGTGGATTCTAATTTGTATCATCTTTAGGCATTTCAAGCAAATATATTATACAACAGCAGTCCCGTCTGAGTACCTACCTAAAACCAAGTTGAGTATTATGTGAATTACTGGCTTTCCTTTCCAGATTTTGTAAAGAGAATTGGAAAGGAGGCACAGAATGGGCACTGATGATGATAAGCTTCAAAATACTAAATAAGTGTGCATACTTGGTCAAAGCCTAGGAGAAGATTTGCAGACTTCAAATCTCTGTGTATAATGTTATTCTGGTGCAGATAATCCATTCCTTTTGAGATATCGATAGCAAATCTTAGAATTTTATGGAGTTCTAAGAAGTTATTTTGCTTGTGAAGAAAGTTGTATATATTCCCTCCGGGCATGTATTCTGAAAGGAACAGAACCAACGACAAAAGAGAAAGGTGAGGTCATAGCTGCATGTGCAGCTGAGCTACCGGAACACAAAAATATCGACATTAATGAATAAGAGATGCAGAATAGACAAATGGGAAACACCAAAATTGCTTAGCTCACTCTCAAAACTTGTTCTTTTTCACAGAAGACTCACAAACATTGAGtgggcataagcatcattcatgatATTGCACTTGGAACAGGAAAACAAACATTAATGACACTTGGATGGAATCAACTAGTGAATGGATAGAAATAATATCTAGACCTAGAAAGAGAACAGTAGTATATTTGCTAGGTGGTTGAATATCACAGATCACTACTACTTAATTCAGGCAGTTCCAAAGAAAAAGATCGAATCTTTGCTAGGTTATACACTCATCGCCATTCTTAGTAATGCTGATGCAGCCCCTCTGTTGCTACCTTTTGTGACTATCGGTATCATAGACAAATATTTTTCCCATAACATCTCTTACTCTTTCCTTGACATGATTGACCACGGTGGTTCCAGTGCACCAGGGAACCGTATACACAGCATTGCTGCCTACACCACCAACAATCTCGACAAAGAAGAGGAACAGAGAAGTAGATGGGAGAGGAAAAAGTGACACCACGTAGCTACATCGCCAACTAAATAGACCATGGGCTGTTAATGGCTAAGGGACTCAATGATTTGTTCTTTGTTATGTTCCCTAATAGGTAAGTGAAAGATTACAAGTCTATCACCGTTTACATTCCAAAGTGTGCATGCAGGTTGCGGGGTGATATCACCATTTATTCATGGCTCATGTGTACACAAGAATAATATCACCATGAGTTTGCAGCAATGGTTAAGAGTCAATAATCCAATCCCAGccaaataacaaaaaaaaaattaacagGTGATCATACCTGTTACAATGCAATAGTTTGGATGCTTTGTGCATGCCCCATAAAATTGCAGAACATTTTCATGGTTAACACCCCTGGAGAGAAAATATCTAGAATTAGTTGGAACAAAATGGAACTGATTTATTCAGTTATTATGTACAGTGAAAGCTTGCCTTAGAATAAGTACTTCCTGCAGGAACTCAACTTGTGAAGGATTGCTGAGATTTGCAGATCTGAGACACTTTATAGCAACATCATGGCCTTTATAAGTTCCTCGATATCTGTGAACAACAACATCAGTGATAAGCATTGGAGATTGGACAGTAAATTATTGTATGACATTGTCTATGGAAGCAAAACATAGGTTAATACACATGACAAGTTGCCAGCTGGCTTAATGACAATCTACTAATTAAAAATCGTTTATTTCATTTTCAGCAGATGGCATGCAGCATCTGTAGATATTTATAGAGAGAATAGGCTGGCACAAAAGGAAGGTTAGGATTGAAGTGGCAAAGTGGGGACCacatttcaaaattcaaataagtGAATTTTAAGGTAATGATATTACTGGGAACATTGACGCATCAAAATAGTGCTTACAAATCTGCAGACGATCCAGATGCTATCTTATCATCCCTTGTTAGCATGCTTAAGTCAATATCACAATCTCCAACCTTTTGTTGTAGGTCAACTATTCTCTCCGATGTCGAAGAATTTGTTGAATTAGATGGTGATGCCTGCGTATTACATGGAGATAATTAACTCTTTAGAAAAATGTTAACAATGAAATGCTGGCTAATATCAGGGTTTTGTGCATAACGCCGCATTTGCTGTGACCAATGACACAAGACAAGGGTGAAGATGGCTTATTCATGACTTAATCCTTAATCATAAACTAGAATTACTGAAGTATGTTCAAAATAGTAGTGTGTCGTACATTTTTTTGTGTTAATGTCTCCTTAATCGCCGCGATCAGCTCATCAGTCTCCTGCATGAATAATTGCAGAATGAGAGTCGTTTTCCAGACAACCCTTGCATAGTACATGAGAGTATAACTACAGATTAGATGGTTCACTCTGTCTATTAAAAATGTTagttggcattcattgatttacATCGACACAATCCTTCAAATAATTTTGGGCCCATATAGTCAATTTTCAGATACAGAATAGAAATGATAATTTCAAAAGTCCACAGCAGTAAGCATATGTGCACGTTTAAATTTACCTCTGTCTTCCAGCCATCAACAACAAAAACGTCCAAACAAAAACCATCCTTTGTGGAGTAAACATGAGCTTCCTGGATATTCAGTCCAACCTCAGAGAGCAATGCAGTTAGCTGTTGAACCAACATTTGCCGTGAGAAAATTTGCACCAGATAAGAAGAGCAGGCTACATGGAAATGACCGGTACGTGAACTGACAAGGTACTTGGCATTACCCGACTTAGGAGCTTGGGCCTGTCGATGGAAGAGAAAATGATATCATGAAGAAGGACAGTTTTCAAATCACCCCTGTACAAAATCGAGTAACAAATTTTATTAAGAAAACATTAACACAATCATTTCTATCTAAATCCTGTGTACTAAGAAAATGGAAAGGaatgaaagaaagaaaggaaggcAGCACTTTCTGAGTGAATCCAATCTGAGTGAATCCAATTATTGCTACAAGAAGCCAGCATAGGCAGTGGGAGCGGATAAAGGGAACAAGCACCTACCTAGTCCTAGAGGAGATAGACATGGAATCATTTCTGTCCACagtctttcttctttccaaactgaGTTCCTCCAACAACTTTTGACACGGCTCCTCATGATCTTGACTATGGCCAATGCCGTCATCCTCCATGGGAACTGTCTTATACTGCTCATCAATCAAGGCAAGCAGAGCATTAGCAACACAGCACAATCAATCatcctcttctcttttctttttttctttgccgCTTTGGAATAACCCCGTTGCCTTGCTTAATCGATGTTCTCTCTGTGcgtctttttttttaatttaataaaCTTCATTCATTTTCATCAGACGGGAAAAAAAAGAGAGTGGACCTTTATGAACCGCGAGTGAAAGACGGGTCGCTTGTTGGGGTCGGCGCACTCGTCGAGGATCCTCCAGTGCAGCAGGACATCGTCCAGCTTGTCttcgaggtcgaggtcgaggaGGTACCTCCGCGGCAACCTCTCGAGGTGGCGGGCGAAGCGGGCGTTGAAGGTGGGGTCTGCGAGCGTACGGTCGTGCCGCCCCGTCTGGCGGAGGCGCTCGCAGATCTTCCTCTGCACCTCGTGGAGGTCGGGGTTGAACGCACGTGGCGACCGAGGAGGTGGGGAGCTCTCGCCTGTGCCCTCCTCCAAGTTCTGCTGGTCCTCCCCAACATGCGGCGGCCGTGCCGGCGGAGTCATCGGAGTATTTCGAGCCTCTTGGTGTTGGTGCGGTGCGGGTGCGGCAGGCGGAGGATGCGTCGAGCCGGCCGGCCGGTTCGGGGCACCCTAGGCTAGTATTTATAGAGGGgctccggccggccggccggcggagTGAGCGCCGATTGGATTGGAGAGGACGATGACGACAATTGCCATGACCGGACCAGCCCTTGCCTTGGTACTCTATGTACGGTACGGTAGTACTACTCTAAATACGTATGGCCGCAGGACTGTGAAGGAAGGAAAAAAATACCACAACGAATATAATCCAATCCATCTTGGCCTAAATTTCAACgtaatcatgtcatcaaggattGCTTTTCTCTGTAGATGGTTCATATTTAAATAATCTAATTTATGAGCTAAGAGTCCTGCCCAATGGCAGCTACCAAGATCTTTGAGTTTCTTCTAGAAGTTGATTGTTTATCGCACCGTGTTTGCTATGAAAGAAGCTTCTAGAAGTTGATTGTTTTATCGCATCTTGTTTGTTATCTTAATACTTCTATTGCTTATCGCATCTTGTTTGCTATGAAAGAAGCTTCTCAAAATTAAAATTACAGTACATGTAAAGGAACTGAACTAAATTCAGTACACATTTAAATTTAATAAATTATGTTTTGAGTTAGCCTACACTAACTAAAGATTGTAAATTTTGGCCAATCCTTTTTTTCAAAACAAAGTGCACACGCACGCACACCTATCAACACAGAAAGTAAGAACAACTCGAATTTTGGCCAATTCATGCGTTGCAGGCAATTGATTCCACCGCGCAAGGTCCGAGACTTCCCCGGCCGCTTCCTTTGCCGGGGAGGAAACCAAGTCGAGTCATCACGGACGTCGCCCCAGGAGGCATGTCTCGAGACTCGAGAGCAGCGTATCACCCTTTCGTCACGGGTATTGCGGAGCTGGCGACGACGTTTCCTCCTGCCATCTTTGAGCACGAGATGGCGGTGTCGTTTCTGGGCTCCAGGGATCTGATGGGGGTTGATGTTGGGACTCAGGCCCATCCTTGTCCAGGGCCGGCCACTCTGGCTCACATCCCTGTTGACGACTTGggtgttgctgctgctgtcgACCTGCCGGCGGCTTCTTCTCGGGCGAAATCAAGGTGCGGATCCCTGAGGGTTTACTCGAGAAGGTGTGGTGCGGAGACTCTACCTTCTCCATCGGCCGTGGACGTCATGCCTTCGCTCCCCCAGTCGGTGGCGGAGGCCACCCCTTCACCTCCACCGGCCCATCAACGACTTCTAAAGGTGCGCAAGCCCGTCGTCAGGCTGCTTCCGAAGCCGTTCGTCCGGCCACAAGAGGAGGAGCGAAGGGCCGGCCTCTGGGTCTCTTCCTCGTAGAAGCAGA
This DNA window, taken from Miscanthus floridulus cultivar M001 chromosome 13, ASM1932011v1, whole genome shotgun sequence, encodes the following:
- the LOC136500450 gene encoding serine/threonine-protein kinase STY8-like isoform X1 — its product is MTPPARPPHVGEDQQNLEEGTGESSPPPRSPRAFNPDLHEVQRKICERLRQTGRHDRTLADPTFNARFARHLERLPRRYLLDLDLEDKLDDVLLHWRILDECADPNKRPVFHSRFIKYKTVPMEDDGIGHSQDHEEPCQKLLEELSLERRKTVDRNDSMSISSRTRGDLKTVLLHDIIFSSIDRPKLLSRLTALLSEVGLNIQEAHVYSTKDGFCLDVFVVDGWKTEETDELIAAIKETLTQKNASPSNSTNSSTSERIVDLQQKVGDCDIDLSMLTRDDKIASGSSADLYRGTYKGHDVAIKCLRSANLSNPSQVEFLQEVLILRGVNHENVLQFYGACTKHPNYCIVTEYMPGGNIYNFLHKQNNFLELHKILRFAIDISKGMDYLHQNNIIHRDLKSANLLLGFDQVVKIADFGVARLGSQEGQMTAETGTYRWMAPEIINHKPYDYKADVFSFAIVLWELATSKVPYDNMTPLQAALGVRQGLRLDTPASVHPRLTKLIRQCWDEDPDVRPTFAEIIIELQDILHYIQAPKGPSRRSRAKMQKKSEG
- the LOC136500450 gene encoding serine/threonine-protein kinase STY46-like isoform X2, producing MTPPARPPHVGEDQQNLEEGTGESSPPPRSPRAFNPDLHEVQRKICERLRQTGRHDRTLADPTFNARFARHLERLPRRYLLDLDLEDKLDDVLLHWRILDECADPNKRPVFHSRFIKYKTVPMEDDGIGHSQDHEEPCQKLLEELSLERRKTVDRNDSMSISSRTRPKLLSRLTALLSEVGLNIQEAHVYSTKDGFCLDVFVVDGWKTEETDELIAAIKETLTQKNASPSNSTNSSTSERIVDLQQKVGDCDIDLSMLTRDDKIASGSSADLYRGTYKGHDVAIKCLRSANLSNPSQVEFLQEVLILRGVNHENVLQFYGACTKHPNYCIVTEYMPGGNIYNFLHKQNNFLELHKILRFAIDISKGMDYLHQNNIIHRDLKSANLLLGFDQVVKIADFGVARLGSQEGQMTAETGTYRWMAPEIINHKPYDYKADVFSFAIVLWELATSKVPYDNMTPLQAALGVRQGLRLDTPASVHPRLTKLIRQCWDEDPDVRPTFAEIIIELQDILHYIQAPKGPSRRSRAKMQKKSEG